A region from the Rheinheimera mangrovi genome encodes:
- a CDS encoding MFS transporter encodes MQQKPNLSFWQIWNMCFGFLGIQFGFALQNGNVSRIFQTLGASIDEIPILWIAAPLTGLLVQPLIGHFSDKTWTKLGRRRPFFLYGAIVTTLALFFMPNSPGLWIAAGMLWILDAAINVTMEPFRAFVGDNLNAKQRPMGFSMQSFFIGVGAVIASALPWILTNWFEVANTAPEGQIPDSVKYSFYVGGAVLLLAVLWTVIRSKEYSPAELAEYEKAELAEPNHQAPAMQPAGSGKTYFHRGWAFVLVGIICLTVVYNWDMDKQLYILGGGLAAFGLLQWLTSWYKTKENYTMLVQIIDDLYSMPISMRRLAVVQFFSWFALFSLWIYTTAAVTATHYGSSDTTSAAYNEGADWVGILFAIYNGFAAIAALLIPIMVRKSSIQLTHSFNLVCGAFGLFGFMWIEDPLMLWIPMIGVGMAWASILSLPYALLADSLPANKMGVYMGIFNIFIVLPQLLAASILGSLVNHLFDKQAIYALVIGGISWIIAALYVLRVKTRRLASK; translated from the coding sequence ATGCAACAAAAGCCCAATCTCAGTTTTTGGCAAATCTGGAATATGTGTTTTGGATTCCTCGGGATCCAGTTTGGTTTTGCTCTGCAAAACGGTAATGTCAGCCGTATTTTTCAGACGCTGGGAGCCAGTATTGATGAAATCCCTATTCTATGGATTGCAGCTCCGTTAACAGGTCTGTTAGTGCAACCTTTGATTGGTCACTTTAGCGATAAAACCTGGACTAAGTTAGGCCGTCGCCGTCCATTTTTCCTCTATGGTGCCATAGTCACCACCTTAGCTTTGTTTTTTATGCCCAACTCGCCAGGCTTATGGATAGCAGCCGGTATGTTGTGGATTTTAGATGCTGCTATTAATGTCACTATGGAGCCATTCCGCGCTTTTGTGGGTGACAACTTAAATGCGAAACAACGCCCTATGGGCTTTTCGATGCAAAGCTTCTTTATTGGTGTAGGCGCTGTTATCGCTTCTGCTTTACCCTGGATCCTGACCAACTGGTTTGAAGTTGCCAACACAGCACCTGAAGGTCAAATCCCTGACTCAGTAAAATATTCTTTTTATGTTGGTGGCGCTGTATTGCTGCTGGCGGTACTTTGGACTGTGATCCGCAGCAAAGAATACAGCCCGGCAGAACTGGCAGAGTATGAGAAAGCTGAATTGGCCGAGCCAAATCATCAGGCACCTGCTATGCAACCTGCAGGTTCAGGTAAAACCTATTTCCACCGTGGCTGGGCTTTTGTGTTGGTCGGTATTATCTGCCTGACTGTTGTATACAACTGGGATATGGACAAACAGCTGTATATTCTTGGCGGCGGTTTAGCTGCTTTTGGTTTATTGCAGTGGCTGACCAGTTGGTACAAGACCAAAGAAAACTACACTATGTTGGTGCAAATCATCGACGATTTGTACAGTATGCCTATTAGTATGCGCCGCTTAGCTGTAGTGCAATTTTTCTCCTGGTTTGCATTGTTTTCATTATGGATTTATACCACAGCCGCTGTCACTGCCACTCATTATGGCAGCAGCGATACCACCTCAGCCGCTTATAACGAAGGCGCAGACTGGGTAGGCATTTTGTTTGCAATTTACAATGGTTTTGCCGCTATTGCAGCCTTGTTAATCCCTATTATGGTGCGCAAGTCCAGTATTCAACTGACGCATAGTTTTAACCTGGTTTGTGGTGCCTTTGGTTTATTCGGTTTTATGTGGATAGAAGATCCGCTGATGCTGTGGATCCCAATGATCGGCGTAGGTATGGCGTGGGCATCGATTTTATCTTTACCTTACGCTTTATTAGCCGACAGCCTGCCAGCCAATAAAATGGGTGTGTATATGGGCATCTTTAATATCTTTATCGTGCTGCCACAGTTACTGGCCGCCAGTATTTTAGGTTCACTGGTGAATCACTTGTTTGATAAACAAGCCATTTATGCACTGGTTATAGGTGGGATTAGTTGGATCATTGCTGCTTTGTATGTGTTGCGTGTGAAAACCCGCCGATTGGCTTCTAAATAA
- a CDS encoding M13 family metallopeptidase has translation MLNKTTLALAVLLALAGCDKAQTPTQSTETPVAAAAEVKTLTSGVELSNMDTSVKPQQDFFRYVNGNWLAKTEIPADKGRWGSFDELRENADKQVLAIVQELAGKTAEPGSDVQKIADLYRSYMDTATLDTLGLEPLKADFAKVDAVTSHAELAKLWGELQAERTGTPVVLFVGQDQKASDQYITLASQSGLGMPDRDYYLNSDEKSKEIQQKYQAYITKVAELALWTDPAKVAATVYAIETKLAEAQWSRIQNRDRNATYNKLSLAQLAETAPGFDWAALLGAAKLADVNEIVVRQPTYLTAFAKLQSEIPVADWQTYLKFHLVRANSQLLASSFDQASFEFYGKTLSGLEAQRDREKRAVSALEDTLGFMLGKIYVERHFKPEAKERMDQLIKNMRVAFKEAIDGLEWMSPETKKAAQEKLTKFNAKIGYPDVWRDYSCLDVKAGDLVGNMRRSSQCEFDRMVAKLGKPVDRTEWGMTPQTVNAYYSSTMNEIVFPAAILQPPFFNVDADDAVNYGAIGGVIGHEITHGFDDQGRRSDGNGNLTDWWQPTDAEQFQKRAQLMIDQYSAFNPIDDLKLQGALGLGENIADLGGLTVAFKAYQTSLQGKPAAVIDGFSGDQRFFMGWSQVWRIKFRDASLRQQVITGPHSPGMYRVLGVLSNMPEFYQTFDVKPGDGMYRDDAVRVKIW, from the coding sequence ATGTTAAATAAAACTACTCTGGCCCTTGCCGTGCTTTTAGCACTGGCGGGTTGTGACAAAGCTCAAACTCCAACTCAATCCACTGAAACTCCGGTTGCTGCTGCAGCTGAAGTGAAAACCTTAACCTCAGGTGTTGAGCTGTCCAATATGGACACCAGTGTGAAACCTCAACAGGACTTTTTCCGTTATGTAAACGGTAATTGGCTGGCAAAAACTGAAATTCCGGCGGATAAAGGCCGTTGGGGTAGTTTTGACGAATTGCGGGAAAATGCAGATAAACAAGTGTTGGCGATAGTGCAGGAGCTGGCAGGTAAGACCGCTGAACCTGGTTCTGATGTTCAGAAAATTGCTGATCTTTATCGCTCATATATGGATACAGCTACCCTGGATACTTTGGGTTTAGAACCACTTAAAGCTGATTTTGCCAAAGTGGATGCGGTCACTTCTCATGCAGAATTAGCCAAACTATGGGGCGAATTGCAGGCTGAACGTACCGGTACTCCAGTGGTGTTATTTGTTGGTCAGGATCAAAAGGCCTCCGATCAGTACATCACATTAGCAAGCCAGTCAGGTTTAGGTATGCCAGACCGTGATTACTATCTGAACAGCGATGAAAAATCGAAAGAAATTCAGCAGAAGTATCAGGCCTATATCACTAAAGTCGCAGAACTGGCGCTTTGGACTGATCCGGCGAAAGTGGCAGCCACAGTGTACGCTATAGAAACAAAACTGGCTGAAGCACAATGGAGCCGGATACAGAACCGTGATCGTAATGCCACCTATAACAAGTTAAGTTTGGCGCAACTGGCTGAAACAGCTCCGGGTTTTGATTGGGCCGCTTTATTGGGAGCCGCTAAACTTGCTGATGTAAATGAAATCGTTGTGCGTCAGCCAACCTATCTGACGGCTTTCGCCAAACTACAAAGTGAAATTCCGGTCGCAGACTGGCAAACTTACTTAAAATTCCATCTGGTTCGTGCGAACAGCCAATTGCTGGCTAGCAGCTTTGACCAGGCCAGTTTTGAGTTTTATGGCAAAACGCTATCAGGCTTAGAAGCGCAGCGTGACCGTGAAAAACGAGCTGTATCCGCGTTGGAAGACACTTTAGGTTTTATGCTGGGCAAAATTTATGTCGAGCGTCACTTCAAACCTGAAGCTAAAGAGCGGATGGACCAGTTGATCAAAAACATGAGGGTTGCGTTTAAGGAAGCTATTGATGGTCTGGAGTGGATGAGCCCTGAAACCAAAAAAGCAGCTCAGGAAAAACTGACCAAATTTAATGCCAAAATTGGCTACCCTGATGTATGGCGTGACTATAGCTGTCTGGACGTGAAGGCGGGCGACTTAGTTGGCAATATGCGTCGCAGCAGCCAGTGTGAATTCGACCGTATGGTGGCTAAATTAGGCAAGCCGGTGGATCGTACTGAATGGGGCATGACTCCTCAAACGGTTAATGCGTACTACAGCTCAACGATGAATGAAATTGTCTTCCCTGCTGCAATTTTACAACCACCGTTTTTTAACGTAGATGCGGATGATGCAGTGAACTATGGCGCCATTGGTGGTGTAATTGGCCACGAAATTACCCATGGTTTTGACGATCAGGGCCGCCGCTCAGATGGCAACGGTAATTTAACCGATTGGTGGCAACCTACAGATGCAGAGCAGTTCCAGAAACGAGCTCAGTTAATGATTGACCAGTACAGCGCCTTTAACCCTATTGATGATTTAAAATTGCAGGGTGCTTTAGGTTTAGGTGAAAACATTGCTGACTTAGGTGGTTTAACTGTTGCATTTAAAGCCTACCAAACCTCATTACAAGGCAAACCTGCTGCTGTGATTGATGGCTTTAGCGGTGATCAGCGTTTCTTTATGGGCTGGTCTCAGGTATGGCGAATCAAGTTCCGTGATGCCTCCTTACGCCAGCAAGTGATCACCGGACCTCATTCTCCAGGTATGTACCGGGTGCTGGGTGTACTGTCGAATATGCCTGAGTTTTATCAGACCTTTGATGTAAAACCAGGTGATGGCATGTACCGTGACGACGCTGTACGGGTCAAAATCTGGTAA
- a CDS encoding flagellar biosynthesis regulator FlaF, with product MRSPLDLYRTTRLLASNTKALEAQVFRRVLYQLDIAAQDSELEQAKALADLRLLWLTVLGLVTDPDNHLSLSLQQSLEQLAYAVIAELDLAAAEQDRAWLIQVTSQIAEGLES from the coding sequence ATGCGCAGTCCACTGGATCTGTATCGAACTACCCGTCTTTTAGCGTCGAACACCAAAGCCCTTGAAGCCCAGGTGTTCCGTCGTGTTTTGTATCAACTTGATATAGCCGCGCAAGATTCTGAGCTGGAACAGGCCAAAGCACTGGCCGATCTGCGGCTACTTTGGCTGACAGTTTTAGGTTTAGTGACAGACCCGGATAACCATTTATCCTTATCTCTGCAGCAAAGCTTAGAGCAGCTGGCTTATGCTGTGATTGCAGAATTAGATCTCGCTGCAGCTGAGCAGGACAGAGCATGGTTGATTCAGGTGACCAGTCAAATTGCCGAAGGCTTAGAAAGCTGA
- a CDS encoding DCC1-like thiol-disulfide oxidoreductase family protein, protein MQQLLLIYDGDCPLCKNFVAAQRLQQHFGELTLLDARNLAERVPLLLAELQHQNLIVNQSMLLRVDGRWLKGAEVLQLLASVNERNWRNRLWLWWFQSAGRARYSYPLLRAGRNLLLKLLKIPPLPY, encoded by the coding sequence ATGCAGCAGCTATTACTGATTTACGACGGCGATTGCCCTTTGTGCAAGAATTTTGTGGCCGCGCAACGTTTGCAGCAACACTTTGGTGAACTGACGCTGCTCGACGCACGGAACTTAGCAGAACGAGTTCCGCTTTTGCTGGCTGAGTTACAGCACCAGAACTTGATTGTTAATCAAAGCATGTTACTGCGGGTGGACGGGCGCTGGTTAAAAGGTGCAGAGGTTTTGCAGTTACTGGCCTCAGTTAATGAACGCAATTGGCGCAACAGACTCTGGTTATGGTGGTTTCAGTCTGCCGGCCGCGCCCGCTACAGTTATCCGTTACTGCGGGCCGGCCGTAATTTGTTGCTAAAATTGCTAAAAATTCCGCCTTTGCCTTATTGA
- a CDS encoding glycoside hydrolase family 13 protein, with the protein MTTIRQIKAVLLGLVVVAPAAYASEIEHLEPAFWWAGMKEPKLQLMVHAKDIQQAKVQLNYPGVKLTGLQKVKNPNYLFVDLELSPDVKPGSFELVFTQDGKTVARHNYNLLARQLGSAQRQGFSQKDLIYLITPDRFVNGDSSNDVVKGLSEGLNRSNPGGRHGGDIAGMQQALPYLQQLGVTQIWPQPLTENNSPAYSYHGYAATDLYKIDPRFGSNTDYKHFVSEAKKLGIGVIQDIVVNHIGSNHWWLKDLPEKSWLNYNASFHPTNHARTTVQDPYAAKIDAKAFVDGWFVDSMPDLNQRHPLLATYLIQNSVWWVEYANLSGIREDTYSYADKDFLTAWSKRLMSEYPNFNIVGEEWSANPVVVSYWQKGKSNSDGYQSFTPSMMDFPLYYALLAALTEEEAWDKGWVKLYEALGNDVIYPDPTNLVLFEGNHDTARLFSLLNEDRDLYQMAMIYLLTSPRIPQLYYGTEILKQSPKQRDDGLVRSDFPGGWAGDAVNAFTGKGLSQAQLQAQQLVKTLANYRKNNTVLQQGQMKHFSPADGVYSYVRYQDKKQLWVFFNKNAEAKTVDLNRYSELMPANARFTDVLTGKTITSKGKLELPGRGSLMLQLQ; encoded by the coding sequence ATGACAACTATTCGTCAGATAAAGGCAGTGCTGCTGGGGCTGGTAGTAGTGGCTCCTGCGGCTTATGCCAGTGAAATCGAACACCTGGAGCCTGCCTTTTGGTGGGCAGGTATGAAAGAACCCAAGCTGCAACTGATGGTGCATGCGAAGGATATTCAGCAGGCTAAAGTGCAGTTGAATTATCCAGGCGTCAAACTCACTGGGCTACAAAAGGTCAAAAACCCCAACTATCTGTTTGTGGATTTGGAGCTCAGCCCGGATGTGAAACCTGGCAGTTTTGAGCTGGTGTTTACACAAGATGGCAAAACGGTAGCCCGGCATAACTACAACTTATTAGCACGTCAGCTTGGCTCTGCGCAGCGGCAGGGGTTTAGCCAAAAAGATTTGATTTACCTTATAACGCCGGACCGTTTTGTTAATGGCGACAGCTCGAATGATGTAGTCAAAGGCTTAAGCGAAGGACTGAACAGAAGCAATCCTGGCGGCCGCCACGGCGGCGATATTGCCGGTATGCAGCAGGCCTTACCTTATCTGCAACAATTGGGTGTAACGCAAATTTGGCCTCAGCCATTAACTGAAAATAACAGCCCGGCTTATTCCTACCATGGTTATGCCGCTACCGATTTGTACAAAATAGATCCACGTTTTGGTAGCAACACTGACTATAAACACTTTGTATCAGAAGCGAAGAAACTTGGGATAGGTGTGATTCAGGACATAGTGGTCAATCACATTGGTTCGAACCATTGGTGGCTTAAGGACTTACCCGAAAAAAGCTGGCTGAACTACAACGCCAGTTTCCACCCGACCAACCATGCCCGTACTACGGTGCAGGATCCTTACGCCGCCAAAATTGACGCCAAAGCTTTTGTTGATGGCTGGTTTGTTGACAGCATGCCGGATTTAAATCAACGCCATCCGTTATTGGCGACTTATCTGATCCAGAATTCTGTTTGGTGGGTGGAGTACGCAAATTTATCTGGCATTCGGGAAGATACTTATTCTTATGCGGACAAAGACTTTTTAACGGCCTGGTCAAAACGCCTGATGAGCGAATACCCGAATTTTAATATTGTCGGCGAAGAGTGGAGTGCCAATCCAGTGGTGGTGTCCTATTGGCAAAAAGGTAAATCCAATTCAGACGGTTATCAGTCCTTTACTCCCAGCATGATGGATTTTCCGCTGTATTACGCCTTACTGGCTGCTTTGACCGAAGAAGAGGCCTGGGACAAAGGCTGGGTGAAACTTTATGAAGCCTTGGGCAATGATGTGATTTATCCGGATCCAACCAATTTAGTCTTGTTTGAAGGTAATCACGACACGGCGCGGCTGTTTTCTTTGTTAAATGAAGACAGAGATTTGTATCAGATGGCGATGATTTACCTGCTGACATCGCCCCGAATTCCGCAGCTGTATTATGGCACTGAAATTCTGAAACAGAGCCCAAAACAGCGTGATGATGGTTTGGTCCGCAGTGATTTCCCTGGTGGTTGGGCGGGGGATGCAGTGAATGCCTTTACAGGCAAAGGGTTAAGTCAGGCGCAGCTGCAGGCTCAGCAACTGGTGAAAACACTGGCTAACTATCGCAAAAACAACACTGTGCTGCAGCAAGGGCAGATGAAACATTTCAGCCCGGCAGATGGCGTTTACAGTTATGTCCGTTATCAGGATAAGAAACAGCTGTGGGTGTTTTTTAATAAAAATGCTGAAGCCAAAACTGTAGATTTAAATCGCTACTCTGAGTTGATGCCAGCCAATGCCCGTTTTACTGATGTGTTGACAGGCAAAACCATCACCAGCAAAGGCAAGCTGGAATTGCCTGGGCGTGGCAGTCTGATGCTGCAACTTCAATAA
- a CDS encoding glycoside hydrolase family 31 protein produces MKMNQKLCVFWIGLLALAGTLVPAEAASYKRHELANDQLQITTEEYKVQLSFRSSGAVEIEYQRDGEKQLPSFALADLKQKVPGQLSVTDDFLEFKTRQLTVKIQKSPFQLSYYRDGEFILAEEKGFFAHETLRGFRFALQDDEKLLGTGERVVGMDRRGQRLPLYNKASYGYSTEAQQMYFGLPAVMSSKKYLLLFDNSASGFVDLGKTEKDVLQFEAVAGRTSYIVMAAATYPALIEQYVTVTGKQPLPPRWAFGNFASRFGYHTEAETRAIVDKFAAEDFPLDAVVLDLYWFGPDIQGHMGNLAWDKKAFPNPKGMISDFKAKGVNTVLITEPFVLSTSSRWDEAVNAKALAKDLAGKPKTFDFYFGNTGLVDVFSKEGSAWFEGIYNELADYGVAGWWGDLGEPEVHPADAIHSIGTADEIHNAYGHRWAELVYQNRLKQQPAQRPMIMMRSGFAGSQRFGMIPWTGDVSRSWDGLKPQVELSLQMGLLGMAYTHSDLGGFAGGEVFDKEMYIRWLQYGVFQPVYRPHAQEQIAPEPVLHDKETRDILRDYVKLRYRLFPYNYSLAYQNSTTGMPLMRPLFFENEADTSLIANKDSYLWGDAFLVTPVTAAGVKSVAVQLPQGVWLDYWTEKAYQGGQTIQQPTDLTTLPVLVRAGSFVPMVSAVQSLKDYSSRQLELHYYHDQSVTTAKGQLYEDDGVSPNSLTSGQYELLTFNAKANSAKAKSSLTLELNRTGLGYAGMPKQREVTLVVHQLAKPAEVAVDGKTLKWVGSEAELTAGTAWFDQTKQQVRLKLNWDQAKVTVVL; encoded by the coding sequence ATGAAGATGAATCAGAAACTTTGCGTTTTCTGGATTGGACTATTGGCTTTAGCCGGGACTTTAGTTCCTGCGGAAGCTGCAAGCTATAAGCGACACGAACTGGCTAATGATCAACTTCAGATCACAACCGAAGAGTACAAAGTGCAGCTTAGTTTTAGAAGCAGTGGCGCTGTAGAAATAGAGTATCAGCGTGATGGCGAAAAGCAGTTACCTTCTTTTGCTTTAGCCGATTTGAAACAAAAAGTGCCTGGACAGCTAAGTGTTACTGATGATTTTTTAGAGTTCAAAACCCGACAACTGACAGTCAAAATACAAAAGTCGCCTTTTCAGTTGAGTTATTATCGGGACGGTGAATTCATTCTGGCAGAAGAAAAAGGCTTTTTTGCCCATGAAACCTTACGTGGTTTTCGCTTTGCACTGCAGGATGATGAAAAGCTGTTAGGCACAGGTGAGCGGGTTGTGGGCATGGACAGACGTGGTCAGCGTTTGCCCTTGTACAACAAAGCTAGTTATGGCTACAGCACCGAAGCGCAGCAAATGTATTTTGGTTTGCCTGCTGTGATGTCGAGCAAAAAATATCTGCTGCTGTTTGATAACAGCGCCAGTGGTTTTGTCGACTTAGGTAAAACAGAAAAAGATGTACTGCAATTCGAAGCAGTGGCAGGCCGCACTTCTTACATAGTGATGGCGGCAGCGACTTATCCAGCGTTAATAGAGCAATATGTCACAGTCACAGGCAAACAACCGCTGCCACCGCGTTGGGCTTTTGGTAATTTTGCCTCACGTTTTGGTTATCACACTGAAGCTGAAACCCGCGCCATAGTGGATAAATTTGCCGCTGAAGACTTTCCGCTGGACGCTGTAGTGCTGGATTTATACTGGTTTGGGCCAGATATTCAGGGCCATATGGGCAACTTAGCCTGGGATAAAAAAGCCTTTCCAAACCCTAAAGGCATGATCAGCGACTTTAAAGCCAAAGGCGTCAACACTGTCTTAATCACAGAGCCTTTTGTATTAAGCACGTCCAGTCGTTGGGATGAAGCGGTCAATGCCAAAGCCTTAGCTAAAGATTTAGCAGGTAAGCCTAAAACCTTTGATTTTTATTTTGGTAACACGGGTCTGGTGGATGTGTTTTCAAAAGAAGGATCAGCCTGGTTTGAAGGTATTTACAACGAGCTGGCCGACTATGGTGTGGCAGGCTGGTGGGGCGATTTAGGTGAGCCTGAAGTGCATCCTGCGGATGCGATCCATAGTATAGGCACTGCAGATGAAATCCATAATGCCTATGGCCATCGTTGGGCTGAACTGGTGTATCAGAATCGCTTAAAACAGCAACCAGCGCAGCGCCCTATGATTATGATGCGTTCTGGTTTTGCCGGGTCACAGCGTTTTGGCATGATCCCCTGGACTGGGGATGTCAGTCGCAGCTGGGATGGTTTAAAACCTCAGGTCGAACTGTCGCTACAAATGGGCTTGTTAGGCATGGCCTATACCCACTCAGATTTAGGTGGTTTTGCCGGTGGTGAAGTGTTTGATAAAGAAATGTACATCCGCTGGTTGCAGTATGGTGTATTCCAGCCTGTCTATCGCCCTCATGCCCAGGAGCAAATAGCGCCGGAACCTGTGCTGCACGACAAAGAAACCAGAGATATTCTGCGTGACTATGTGAAATTACGTTACCGCTTGTTCCCTTACAACTACAGTCTGGCTTATCAAAACAGCACTACAGGTATGCCATTAATGCGCCCGCTGTTTTTTGAAAATGAAGCGGACACCAGCTTAATTGCCAACAAAGACAGCTACTTGTGGGGCGATGCTTTTTTAGTAACTCCTGTCACAGCTGCTGGTGTGAAGTCTGTCGCAGTGCAATTGCCTCAAGGCGTCTGGCTGGATTACTGGACAGAGAAAGCGTATCAGGGTGGCCAAACTATTCAGCAACCAACAGATTTAACCACACTGCCTGTGCTGGTGCGTGCTGGCTCCTTTGTGCCTATGGTAAGCGCAGTGCAAAGTTTAAAAGATTACAGTAGCCGCCAGTTGGAGCTGCATTATTACCATGATCAGTCCGTAACCACGGCCAAAGGCCAGTTATATGAGGATGACGGTGTATCACCCAATTCGTTAACAAGCGGCCAGTATGAGCTGCTGACCTTTAATGCTAAGGCAAATAGTGCGAAGGCAAAGAGCAGCCTGACACTGGAGCTAAACCGCACTGGTTTAGGTTATGCCGGTATGCCAAAACAGCGTGAAGTGACCCTGGTTGTGCATCAATTGGCGAAGCCTGCGGAAGTGGCAGTGGATGGCAAAACCTTGAAATGGGTTGGCTCTGAAGCAGAGCTGACAGCAGGAACTGCCTGGTTTGATCAAACGAAGCAGCAAGTAAGGCTGAAATTAAACTGGGATCAGGCCAAAGTGACGGTGGTGCTGTAA